The Oreochromis niloticus isolate F11D_XX linkage group LG15, O_niloticus_UMD_NMBU, whole genome shotgun sequence genome includes a region encoding these proteins:
- the LOC100704464 gene encoding moronecidin, giving the protein MKCAAVFLMLSMVILMAEPGECIWDAIFHGAKHFLHRLVNPGGKDAVKDVQQKQEQQKDQELDKRAISYHPRRLNFD; this is encoded by the exons atGAAGTGTGCTGCAGTATTTCTTATGCTGTCCATGGTCATCCTCATGGCTGAACCTGGAGAGTGCATTTGGGACGCAATTTTCCATGGAG ccaaacattttCTTCATCG GCTCGTCAATCCTGGTGGCAAGGATGCTGTCAAGGATGTCCAACAAAAGCAAGAGCAGCAAAAAGATCAGGAGCTGGATAAGCGTGCAATCAGTTACCACCCTCGTCGACTTAATTTTGACTAG